The following are from one region of the Segatella oris genome:
- a CDS encoding endonuclease/exonuclease/phosphatase family protein: protein MLRNFKRFTLQVVAGANLATIFMMLFVGFSDRFNPVNHQVLANAGLVFPVFLAINFGFLIFWLCFKKKGALLSLAGYLVCYVPVRTYIPFNIPHSIPNDAIKIMSYNVWSFAGWERHADGKFPILEYIREQQPDILCLQEAMTNEIGQARVDSVLNKIYAYKDTMKFSPSSDCIALYSRYPIVSHERIVYPSRGNLSGAFEIKIGNDTVIVVNNHLETTGLSNEDKREFKSMVKGNLLTSDAKQASYRLIDKLGEASAKRAVQADAVALYISKHSDRSMIVCGDFNDSPISYARHTIAKGLTDCFIATGNGLGVSYHNGGMYVRIDHIMCSKDWQPYGCKVDRSIGESDHYPILCWLKKQGKH, encoded by the coding sequence GGGCTTCTCCGACCGCTTCAATCCTGTCAATCACCAAGTGTTGGCCAATGCCGGATTGGTGTTTCCGGTGTTTCTTGCCATTAATTTTGGCTTTCTTATTTTCTGGCTTTGCTTCAAGAAGAAGGGAGCTTTGCTTTCTCTTGCGGGCTATCTTGTGTGTTATGTGCCCGTAAGAACCTATATTCCGTTCAATATTCCGCATAGCATTCCCAACGATGCTATCAAGATAATGTCCTACAATGTGTGGAGTTTTGCAGGTTGGGAACGCCATGCTGACGGCAAGTTTCCTATCTTGGAGTACATCAGAGAGCAGCAGCCTGACATTCTTTGTCTGCAGGAAGCCATGACAAATGAGATTGGACAGGCTCGTGTAGACTCGGTTCTTAACAAGATTTATGCCTATAAAGACACGATGAAGTTCTCTCCGTCGAGCGATTGTATAGCGCTTTACAGCCGCTATCCTATCGTTTCCCATGAGCGCATTGTCTATCCTTCGCGTGGCAATCTCAGTGGTGCTTTCGAAATAAAGATAGGCAACGACACGGTGATTGTGGTCAACAACCACCTTGAAACCACGGGACTTTCGAATGAGGATAAACGTGAGTTTAAGTCGATGGTCAAAGGAAATCTGCTTACGTCGGATGCCAAACAAGCCTCTTACCGCTTGATAGATAAACTCGGAGAAGCCTCTGCAAAGCGGGCTGTTCAGGCCGATGCTGTGGCACTATATATCAGTAAGCATTCTGATAGGAGCATGATTGTGTGTGGCGATTTCAATGACAGTCCGATTTCATATGCCCGACATACCATTGCAAAAGGTCTCACCGATTGCTTCATTGCGACTGGAAATGGCCTTGGAGTGAGCTATCATAATGGGGGAATGTATGTGAGGATTGACCATATCATGTGTTCAAAAGATTGGCAACCCTATGGTTGTAAAGTCGACAGAAGCATCGGTGAATCCGACCACTACCCTATCCTTTGCTGGCTTAAAAAGCAAGGAAAACATTGA